A segment of the Bdellovibrio sp. ArHS genome:
TTTTTGAATCCTCGTTCAGACAATATGGTTCTTTCAAAAGACTACGATACGAAAGTTGAAGCGCTTTTGATGCTTCCCGGGGTGTTTGGCAGTGACGTCGACATCAAAGAAACCCCGATCTTTTATAAGAAGCTTGTCGATCATCGCGAAAATTATCGCAAAGCGCGTACTGACGAATTTAAAAAACTTAAACCCGAAGGTTATGCGCTTTCTGATATTTGGAACGGGGATAGCGAAAATCCCAATGCCGTGCTGACGGTGCTTCGACATGACGACAATGCAGTGGTTTTAAAAGGGGCCGTCGGCGATCTTTCTAAAACGATGTTTGTTTTGGATTACCCGTTGTTTGAACGCTTGGTGTACAATCTTGTCGTTAACTTCGACGTTTTTGGCAATGTCAGTCATCAGCTTCTCACGCGGGTTTACATGGATATGATCCGCATGGAAGCCGAGGAACTGTTTCTCATGTTTCTCCCACCGGAACAGCGTCTTGAATACCGCCGCGAGTGGTATAAAGGATTTCTGACGCAAGTAAAAATGACTTATGTTTATCCTACGGTGGGATCGTCTGAGCCCACCGCCGTGCGTTTTGTTGAGGAAGAAAAGGACACCAAAAAACAAATGGCTCAAAAGATTCTTTTTTTCCATTTCAATGAAAAAGTGCGGGGTCCCGTGGACATGGTGAATTGGAAGTCATTGCAGCTTCCGGACAGCATGAAGACGAAATGGAGTGTCAAAGGAATTCCGGCGGAACTGCGCAAGATTGCGTCGGTCCCGGCGGGAAGTAAAACTCCCTTTGCTCGCTTCTTTCCGGATGTGGCTTATTTGAAAATTCTTATGAAGTCCGGCGAAATCAAAGTGTATTCCTTGATCCATAATAAAGAGCACGAAAGTGTTTCCTGGATTTTGGCAGAGTCTTTGCGAATGGCTCCGGAAGAAGACACCTTAACGATCTATGAAGGTTTTGGGGCGCCTTATCCCAATATGATCTTTGACGTGAAAGAAGATGATTTAAAAACTTTCGTGACGGCGGTAAGTAAAGTGAGTTCGGAAAAAGACTATCAGAAATTAGTCACGACCTTTGGTATTCGTCGTTCCAATCAATCTTTCTGGGTACACTATGATGAATTGAACAGTCTTTTTAAACGAGTCGATCCGGTAAACTTCGGTTACCTGGATTTGACCCGTTACGAATTGAAATAGAATACATTTTTATCAGAATCCCAAGCCACTTTGTAAACCACGCAGTTGGGAATGGGCAAAAGCTCTTGGAGCTCTGGTCGAAGGCTGTGGAGAAATCGTCGCATCACCAGGCCGTGAGTACAAACACCAGCACTAGAAAAGCTATGCTGACAGCAGAAATCCGTCAAAGCCTGGGTGAAACGCAGGATCGATTGCCGGGGGCTTTCTGCATTCGGAAAACAGAAATCCAAATGCGCCGGATCTGTGGATGTCCATTTTTGCCAAGATTCCATGCCAAATTTTTCGTGCGCTTCCTGCAAAGTGAGTCCTTCTAGGTCGCCAAGATAGACTTCACGCAAACCGACGGAGATATGCAAGGGTTTGACTAAAACGGAGTTGGCGATGCGGGCGGTTTCCTGTGCCCGGGAAAGATCGCTGGCGGCAAATAAATCCACCGGGTTTTCGTCAAAATAAGCCTGAAGGCCTCGCGCCTGGCTTTGGCCTTCCGCATTCAGGGGAATGTCAGTATGGCCCTGGATACGACGTAGGGCGTTCCAATCAGTCTGTCCATGACGAAAAAGATGCAGGGTCTTTAACATAAGGTTCTATTGAATCACTTGCTTCTCGATCCATAAAGCGAAAAGATGAGAATATGAGCAGCATTTTATCTTCTTTGCGCAAATCTCTTCAAGCTTTGGCTCGTCCGCGGATGGCCCTTTTAATATTCTTGCCTCCGGTTCTTTCCTTCGTCGTTCTTTTTGCCTTTTTCGCGAACTTTTGGCCTTCCTGGGTCGCTGGAATCAGTTCCTTTTTTTCTTCTTTGACCTTAGTGCAATGGATGATGGGAGTGACGGGGATTGCTGACTTCGCCTATTGGTGCTCGGTTGTATTTTTGATCCTGCTTTTTATTCCGGCGGTGTTTTTGTCAGCCATTCTGATCACCTCTCTTTTGCTCATGCCCATCATTCTTAAATGGGTGGGTGAGGCGGATTTTAAGGGGCTAGAAAAGAAAAGGGGAGGCTCTTTTTTAGGAAGCTTATGGAATACGGTTTCGACGACGGTGCTTTTTGTGGTGTGTTTTGTCGTCACCTTGCCTTTGTGGTTTTTACCGGGAATGCAAGTGGTGCTTCCGCTTCTTTTGACCTCGTGGCTGAATAAAAGAATCTTTCTCTACGATGTCCTTCAGGATTACGCGAGCGTGGAAGAGCGTCGGACT
Coding sequences within it:
- a CDS encoding fatty acid cis/trans isomerase, producing the protein MTSVSKAEELPPDFYTRKVQPIFDNRCLACHSCFNAPCQLNLQSFEGFQRGANKLNVYDGTRTQSVEPSRLWVDAHTSEEWRKRGFFDLNTSRNATDNLFLSFLKLRAEHPSVEVEKQVAQSQVCVAPQDDVKKMQKQAPYLGMPYGLPPLSAQEIDTIQTWLAGGAPGPSVQLGKGRTEVPAEIQKQIGQWEAFLNHKDLRHKLVSRYLYEHLFLGHLHFPERKDMFFRLVRSRTQCQKGIQLIATRRPNDDPKTKNFFYCFEKFPGTIVMKTHIPYALSPAKLERIKKLFWEESWKVANFPSYDAGVAENPFVAYKDIPVKARYQFLLDDAQYHVSTFIKGPVCNGSMAVNSIQEQFYVFFLNPRSDNMVLSKDYDTKVEALLMLPGVFGSDVDIKETPIFYKKLVDHRENYRKARTDEFKKLKPEGYALSDIWNGDSENPNAVLTVLRHDDNAVVLKGAVGDLSKTMFVLDYPLFERLVYNLVVNFDVFGNVSHQLLTRVYMDMIRMEAEELFLMFLPPEQRLEYRREWYKGFLTQVKMTYVYPTVGSSEPTAVRFVEEEKDTKKQMAQKILFFHFNEKVRGPVDMVNWKSLQLPDSMKTKWSVKGIPAELRKIASVPAGSKTPFARFFPDVAYLKILMKSGEIKVYSLIHNKEHESVSWILAESLRMAPEEDTLTIYEGFGAPYPNMIFDVKEDDLKTFVTAVSKVSSEKDYQKLVTTFGIRRSNQSFWVHYDELNSLFKRVDPVNFGYLDLTRYELK
- a CDS encoding histidine phosphatase family protein translates to MLKTLHLFRHGQTDWNALRRIQGHTDIPLNAEGQSQARGLQAYFDENPVDLFAASDLSRAQETARIANSVLVKPLHISVGLREVYLGDLEGLTLQEAHEKFGMESWQKWTSTDPAHLDFCFPNAESPRQSILRFTQALTDFCCQHSFSSAGVCTHGLVMRRFLHSLRPELQELLPIPNCVVYKVAWDSDKNVFYFNS
- a CDS encoding EI24 domain-containing protein, encoding MSSILSSLRKSLQALARPRMALLIFLPPVLSFVVLFAFFANFWPSWVAGISSFFSSLTLVQWMMGVTGIADFAYWCSVVFLILLFIPAVFLSAILITSLLLMPIILKWVGEADFKGLEKKRGGSFLGSLWNTVSTTVLFVVCFVVTLPLWFLPGMQVVLPLLLTSWLNKRIFLYDVLQDYASVEERRTLAHQEAKSLYGLGLILGLLSYVPLAFFFVPVLLALSYTYYCLNALQSLRKAES